Proteins encoded within one genomic window of Mesobacillus subterraneus:
- a CDS encoding DUF294 nucleotidyltransferase-like domain-containing protein encodes MQQKLNKEIWKAVQFHPLFQGVDERTALSLVEECEALTYGKKEILLKTDTPRQGLLLILQGIAEVFVKNAAGQEEVLEVIRKGEIVGFSSLAEFLGFTNADKPQANVEVRSVEDVQALLIPYSVLAKRWDDQDVHDYLLSQVSIRLKDVYGSLAEQVKMAKGIGEGETILARVQDLMTEEIAFVSPETSIKETALKMSSHKTSSVLVMDQHELKGIITERDIVGRVVAKGIPVEEPSRLVMTEKPVTISRFAYYYDALSEILLNGIKHLPVVDDGKISGVITLTDLLRKKNDSVMRTIKKIEESDEKSLPEIRAAIYEVTETLIRDRVPSLALLDIITKLYDRLIGRAVELSLKALREKGFEPPAPFAFYLMGSAGRGEQFMLTDQDHFLVYGDTNDHDYFEKLGAEITAMLESAGYARCKGLMMSSEEQWRGTLQQWQDRVRKWMLQSTNDNLLLAHNFFSYRFAAGSQALDQEFEAKIAELLDRSKIFLYRMVQTEKEQEIPTLDEPIRALFKLGRKSIDMKKEVLFPFHHSLQILSLYYEGIPGTPLEKITSFKEKGIFTKGFTADLKEAFSHVLDLYIRQRWENKGGSSVLSFATMSTRQKDELILSLRTLRELQGMVFARFSV; translated from the coding sequence ATGCAACAAAAGCTTAATAAGGAAATTTGGAAGGCTGTGCAGTTCCATCCCCTGTTCCAGGGAGTGGATGAACGCACGGCCCTTTCCCTTGTCGAGGAATGCGAAGCACTTACCTATGGAAAAAAAGAAATATTGCTCAAGACGGACACTCCACGTCAGGGGCTTTTATTGATTTTACAGGGAATTGCCGAGGTGTTCGTGAAAAATGCCGCCGGACAGGAAGAAGTCCTTGAAGTCATCCGAAAAGGTGAAATTGTAGGTTTTTCAAGTCTGGCAGAGTTCCTCGGGTTTACGAATGCCGATAAACCGCAGGCTAATGTCGAGGTCAGGTCTGTAGAAGATGTCCAGGCACTGCTGATCCCTTATTCCGTACTGGCAAAAAGATGGGATGATCAGGATGTCCATGATTACCTGCTGTCCCAGGTTTCAATCAGGCTGAAAGATGTTTATGGTTCACTTGCAGAGCAGGTGAAAATGGCGAAGGGAATTGGTGAGGGAGAGACGATTTTAGCCAGAGTACAGGATTTGATGACTGAGGAAATAGCCTTCGTATCTCCAGAAACAAGCATCAAGGAAACTGCACTGAAGATGTCCAGTCATAAAACAAGCTCGGTGCTAGTCATGGACCAGCATGAATTGAAAGGGATCATAACAGAACGGGACATTGTCGGCCGTGTGGTGGCGAAGGGGATTCCTGTAGAAGAGCCATCCAGGCTTGTGATGACGGAGAAACCTGTGACGATTTCCAGGTTTGCTTACTATTACGATGCCCTATCGGAAATTTTGCTGAACGGGATCAAGCATTTGCCCGTGGTCGATGATGGGAAAATTTCCGGAGTCATTACCCTGACTGATTTGCTCCGGAAAAAGAACGACAGTGTAATGAGGACAATAAAGAAAATCGAGGAATCCGATGAAAAGAGCCTTCCTGAGATCAGGGCAGCAATCTATGAAGTTACCGAAACGCTGATACGAGACCGCGTTCCGTCTCTAGCATTGCTCGATATCATTACGAAATTATACGATCGGCTGATAGGAAGAGCAGTCGAATTATCACTTAAGGCACTCCGGGAGAAAGGTTTTGAGCCACCAGCTCCTTTTGCCTTTTATTTAATGGGTTCTGCGGGCCGCGGGGAACAGTTCATGCTGACAGATCAGGATCATTTCCTAGTGTATGGAGACACAAATGACCATGACTACTTTGAAAAATTAGGAGCGGAGATCACTGCAATGCTGGAGTCTGCTGGCTACGCTCGATGCAAGGGCTTGATGATGTCGAGTGAGGAGCAATGGAGAGGGACGCTTCAGCAATGGCAGGATCGCGTCAGGAAATGGATGCTGCAGTCCACGAATGACAATCTCCTGCTCGCGCATAACTTTTTCTCCTATCGTTTCGCAGCGGGGAGCCAAGCGCTAGACCAGGAATTCGAAGCAAAAATCGCCGAACTACTTGACCGGTCAAAAATCTTCCTCTACCGGATGGTCCAGACCGAAAAGGAGCAGGAAATCCCGACATTGGATGAACCGATACGCGCCCTTTTCAAGCTCGGCCGGAAAAGCATAGATATGAAAAAGGAAGTTTTGTTTCCCTTCCACCACAGTCTGCAAATTCTATCGCTCTATTACGAAGGAATCCCGGGAACGCCCCTGGAGAAAATCACTAGTTTTAAAGAAAAGGGTATCTTTACCAAAGGATTCACAGCTGACCTTAAAGAAGCCTTCAGCCACGTGCTCGACCTTTATATCAGGCAAAGGTGGGAAAATAAAGGCGGCAGCTCCGTCCTATCATTCGCCACCATGTCAACCAGACAAAAAGATGAACTAATCCTGAGCCTGCGAACACTAAGAGAGCTCCAGGGAATGGTATTTGCCAGATTCTCAGTGTAA
- a CDS encoding LysM peptidoglycan-binding domain-containing protein: MITYRQTRKQRIREQKRKVTLKRNRKLIGAAVAGSVAAGLLLGIGQKKTEAIGSFYTVKKGDTLYSLAKQYDTSIELLKKVNSLPSDNIKAGQTLEVPVEVDAGNYLVKKRRHIVFPGKKIRYNGERFKKGK, translated from the coding sequence TTGATTACCTACAGACAAACTAGAAAACAGAGAATTAGAGAGCAAAAACGCAAAGTGACCTTAAAACGGAACAGAAAACTGATCGGCGCTGCAGTAGCAGGATCGGTAGCGGCAGGATTACTGCTTGGCATCGGCCAAAAGAAAACAGAAGCGATCGGTTCATTTTATACAGTAAAAAAAGGAGATACGTTATACAGCCTGGCAAAGCAATATGATACATCGATTGAATTGCTGAAAAAAGTAAACTCACTGCCTTCGGACAACATTAAAGCGGGACAGACACTCGAGGTACCCGTTGAGGTTGACGCAGGGAACTATCTCGTAAAAAAAAGGAGACACATTGTTTTCCCTGGCAAAAAAATACGGTATAACGGTGAAAGATTTAAAAAAGGAAAATAA
- the ggt gene encoding gamma-glutamyltransferase, which produces MSLHTYPFPSQRMATVARNGMVATSQPLAAQVGLDILKKGGNAIDAAIATAACLTVVEPTSNGIGGDAFALVWVKDKLYGLNASGPAPQSISIEKVKELGHAKMPSHGWIPVTVPGAPSAWVELSKKFGRLPLTEVLQPAIDYARNGYPLTPILAKYWKGAFKAYKNRFQGEEYEEWFRIFAPEGKVPEVGEMWKSEDHAKTLQEIAESNGESFYRGALADRIAEASEKAGGFLRKSDLENYHPEWVDPISVSYRGYEAWEIPPNGQGIVALMALNILKGYEFSHREDVNGVHLQLEAMKQAFTDGKEYVTDPKTMEAKVADLLSEQYGEDARAKISAEARMPEPGSLPKGGTVYLSTADGEGNMVSFIQSNYMGFGSGVVVPGTGIGLQNRGHDFSLDPNHANALAPGKKTYHTIIPGFITKDGQAVGPFGVMGGYMQPQGHVQVAMNMIDFGLNPQAALDAPRWQWIEGKQIEVEHTFPNYIVKELAARGHQMKVAYDGGSFGRGQVIVRNPETGVLTGGTEMRTDGAIACW; this is translated from the coding sequence ATGTCTTTACATACATATCCTTTTCCTTCCCAGCGGATGGCGACGGTCGCTCGCAATGGGATGGTTGCTACTTCTCAGCCGCTTGCTGCGCAGGTTGGGCTTGATATTCTAAAAAAGGGCGGCAATGCGATTGATGCGGCAATTGCGACGGCGGCTTGCCTGACAGTCGTCGAGCCGACTTCAAACGGGATTGGCGGCGATGCTTTCGCGCTTGTGTGGGTGAAAGATAAGCTGTATGGCTTGAATGCTAGCGGTCCTGCGCCACAATCGATTTCGATTGAGAAAGTGAAAGAGCTTGGCCATGCAAAAATGCCTTCACATGGCTGGATTCCGGTTACAGTCCCGGGAGCACCATCAGCATGGGTAGAGCTGTCGAAAAAATTCGGTCGCCTGCCGCTTACTGAGGTACTGCAGCCAGCAATTGACTATGCGCGCAATGGGTATCCGCTGACTCCTATTCTCGCAAAATATTGGAAGGGTGCCTTCAAGGCATACAAGAATCGCTTCCAGGGAGAAGAGTACGAAGAGTGGTTCCGCATTTTCGCACCTGAAGGAAAGGTTCCAGAAGTGGGCGAAATGTGGAAATCTGAGGATCATGCAAAAACTCTCCAGGAAATCGCTGAAAGTAATGGGGAGAGCTTTTACAGAGGTGCCCTTGCTGATAGAATCGCTGAAGCGTCTGAAAAAGCGGGCGGCTTCCTCAGGAAATCTGACCTTGAAAACTATCATCCTGAATGGGTGGATCCAATCTCTGTTTCCTATCGTGGCTATGAGGCCTGGGAAATTCCGCCGAACGGCCAAGGAATCGTCGCCTTGATGGCGTTGAATATTTTAAAAGGTTATGAGTTTAGCCACCGCGAGGACGTGAACGGAGTCCACCTTCAGCTTGAAGCGATGAAACAGGCGTTCACGGACGGCAAGGAATATGTCACCGACCCTAAAACGATGGAGGCGAAGGTAGCGGATCTTCTATCAGAGCAGTATGGTGAGGATGCTCGGGCTAAAATCAGCGCCGAAGCGAGAATGCCTGAACCTGGTTCTCTTCCTAAAGGTGGAACGGTATATCTGTCGACTGCCGATGGTGAAGGCAACATGGTTTCCTTCATCCAGAGCAACTATATGGGCTTCGGATCAGGCGTTGTCGTTCCGGGAACAGGGATCGGCCTGCAGAACCGCGGGCATGACTTCTCTCTTGATCCAAACCATGCGAACGCGCTTGCTCCGGGCAAGAAGACATACCATACGATCATTCCTGGCTTCATCACGAAAGATGGCCAGGCAGTCGGTCCATTCGGCGTGATGGGCGGCTATATGCAGCCACAGGGACATGTACAGGTGGCGATGAATATGATCGATTTCGGCTTGAACCCTCAGGCTGCGCTTGATGCGCCGCGCTGGCAGTGGATCGAAGGGAAACAAATCGAAGTGGAGCATACCTTCCCGAACTATATCGTCAAGGAGCTCGCAGCCCGAGGGCATCAAATGAAGGTAGCATATGATGGCGGAAGCTTCGGGCGCGGCCAGGTGATCGTTCGCAATCCTGAAACGGGAGTCCTGACCGGCGGAACGGAAATGAGGACGGATGGAGCAATTGCCTGCTGGTAA
- the spoIIID gene encoding sporulation transcriptional regulator SpoIIID has product MHDYIKERTIKIGKYIVETRKTVRVIAKEFGVSKSTVHKDLTERLPEINPDLANEVKEILDYHKSIRHLRGGEATKMKYRKEEREEEPVK; this is encoded by the coding sequence GTGCACGATTACATCAAAGAGAGAACAATCAAGATTGGAAAGTATATCGTGGAGACGAGAAAAACAGTTCGCGTCATAGCGAAGGAGTTTGGCGTATCCAAAAGTACAGTCCATAAAGACCTGACAGAAAGATTGCCTGAGATCAACCCTGACCTTGCCAATGAAGTAAAAGAAATCCTTGATTATCATAAATCGATCCGCCACTTGAGAGGCGGAGAAGCCACGAAAATGAAATACCGCAAAGAGGAAAGGGAAGAAGAGCCAGTTAAGTGA
- a CDS encoding FHA domain-containing protein, which yields MILTLFDRNRVFDLVLPERVTGRYILNTEDQENNPVDMLAVEAEEGQWYLKSNKQAYLQDNANEIQSKVLIEPFKTYSIHRSDHQSALVYVEPQTADRNEFTKHIATTNSIKIGRSQDSQICFSNKLVSSSHCVIEYSSSGKAVIKDFNSSNGTYVNGERIREKELAVGDVIFIIGLKIIFNGRLLSLNNPHKSVFLDRNAFNSFIAEKPVVEKELNLDEIHIEEENNQLFYRSPRFKRDIEETTIKIDPPPSTAEYR from the coding sequence TTGATTCTCACACTTTTTGACCGGAATCGGGTATTCGATCTCGTTTTGCCTGAACGAGTCACAGGTAGATACATACTGAATACGGAAGATCAAGAAAACAACCCGGTCGATATGCTGGCTGTGGAAGCAGAAGAAGGCCAGTGGTATCTGAAATCCAATAAGCAGGCATACCTACAGGATAACGCCAACGAAATACAATCGAAGGTCCTCATTGAACCATTCAAAACATATAGTATTCACCGCAGCGACCATCAATCCGCTCTAGTCTATGTTGAGCCGCAAACGGCAGACCGAAATGAATTCACTAAACATATTGCAACCACAAATTCCATTAAAATCGGGCGTTCGCAGGACAGTCAGATTTGTTTTTCGAACAAGCTAGTATCGAGTTCCCACTGCGTTATTGAATACAGCAGCAGTGGCAAGGCTGTCATCAAGGATTTCAACAGTTCCAACGGTACATATGTCAATGGAGAAAGAATCAGGGAAAAGGAACTGGCTGTCGGTGATGTCATTTTCATCATAGGTCTCAAAATCATTTTCAACGGCCGTCTATTATCGTTGAACAATCCGCATAAGTCGGTATTCCTCGACCGGAATGCATTCAATTCATTTATTGCAGAAAAACCTGTAGTCGAAAAAGAACTCAACCTCGATGAAATACATATTGAAGAAGAAAATAATCAACTCTTTTACCGTTCGCCGCGCTTCAAGCGTGATATTGAAGAAACAACCATTAAAATCGATCCGCCCCCCTCCACAGCCGAATATCGATGA
- a CDS encoding DUF4212 domain-containing protein, giving the protein MKKIDKSVADAYFRERTRNMIIYFIIWFLVSFGVVMIAEPLSELSIGGFPFHYFMGAQGAIVTFIILLFVNAKLSDGIDRKYGIDEEKNVKLSEGKSLDH; this is encoded by the coding sequence GTGAAGAAAATTGATAAGTCAGTTGCTGACGCGTATTTCCGTGAAAGAACCCGTAACATGATCATTTATTTCATTATCTGGTTCCTCGTTTCGTTCGGAGTCGTAATGATTGCCGAGCCGCTAAGCGAACTTTCAATCGGCGGCTTCCCATTCCATTATTTCATGGGTGCGCAGGGAGCGATTGTCACGTTCATCATCCTGCTGTTTGTCAACGCCAAACTGAGTGATGGCATCGACAGGAAGTATGGGATTGATGAGGAGAAGAACGTGAAGCTGAGCGAAGGAAAGAGCCTGGATCACTAA
- a CDS encoding 3'-5' exonuclease, which yields MFFQRKNISCPLMYEKIPLSTKIDDLTFVVFDTETTGFQVATTDRLIEIGAVPVSGMKVMENDRFQTYVNPERQISREIIELTSITNEKVAEAPVASEAIHGFFDYVGSHKAVCLVGHYVGFDHLVLKTELKREKLTLKKTVHHRYT from the coding sequence ATGTTTTTTCAACGAAAGAATATTTCCTGCCCGCTTATGTACGAAAAGATTCCTTTATCGACTAAAATCGATGACTTAACTTTTGTTGTTTTCGACACGGAGACGACCGGATTCCAGGTGGCGACCACTGACCGTCTCATTGAAATTGGCGCTGTGCCGGTAAGCGGGATGAAGGTGATGGAAAATGACCGTTTTCAGACATATGTGAACCCGGAGCGACAAATTTCTCGGGAAATAATTGAGCTGACATCGATTACGAATGAAAAAGTTGCCGAAGCACCTGTGGCTTCAGAAGCGATACATGGCTTCTTTGACTATGTTGGGTCACACAAAGCGGTCTGCCTTGTTGGGCATTATGTCGGCTTCGATCACCTTGTGCTGAAAACCGAGCTGAAGCGAGAAAAGCTGACGCTAAAAAAAACTGTTCACCATCGATACACTTGA
- a CDS encoding sodium:solute symporter family protein, whose protein sequence is MDTQFLVSLSIILATFALYIGIAVYNTAKQTSDFYVASRGVPPVFNGMAIGADWMSAASFIGLAGTIMLLGYDGLAYIMGWTGGYLLLTFLLAPQLRKYGRYTVPEFIGDRYNSHTARVIAAISTIIISFTYSIGQLSGSGVVIGRLFEIDAKLGTMIGVVLIATYAAFGGMKGITWTQVAQYIILIIAYLIPVIFMSLQLTNSALPWLSYGELVGKMGELDRELGISEYFAPFTNGTKWQFLALMFTLMAGTAGLPHVIVRFYTVSTMKAARWSGAWALLFIGLLYLSAPAYAAFSRFILMTKVAGSKISELPAWTKSWVDTGKLQVADGNGDGVLQWSELMISNDIVVMATPEIANLGVFVIGLVAAGAMAAALSTAGGLMIAISSAFAHDIYYRVMKPNATEKTRLNVARISIVVATVLAGLVALDPPGAITQIVAWAFALASGTFFPALILGVWWKRSNSQGVVAGMLVGLAVTLGYIFAAKYGGFTILGIIDTGAGVFGATAAFLANFIVSLATPAPSQKIQEEVLDLRYPEQMTYKNGEVWMNDDATKA, encoded by the coding sequence TTGGATACACAATTCTTGGTCTCATTATCTATTATTTTAGCTACATTTGCTTTGTATATCGGAATTGCGGTTTACAATACAGCTAAGCAGACATCTGATTTCTATGTAGCCAGCCGCGGCGTACCGCCCGTTTTCAACGGGATGGCGATTGGCGCTGACTGGATGAGTGCCGCTTCCTTCATCGGACTCGCTGGGACGATTATGCTTCTCGGCTATGATGGCCTTGCTTATATCATGGGCTGGACGGGTGGCTATTTGCTGCTGACATTCCTGCTTGCTCCACAGCTGCGAAAATACGGCCGATATACGGTTCCTGAATTTATCGGTGACCGATATAACAGCCACACTGCCCGCGTCATTGCGGCGATATCAACGATCATCATCAGCTTCACCTATTCGATCGGCCAGCTTTCCGGTTCCGGCGTGGTTATCGGGCGACTGTTCGAAATCGATGCAAAGCTTGGCACGATGATTGGTGTGGTTTTGATCGCAACATATGCAGCGTTCGGCGGTATGAAGGGAATCACCTGGACACAGGTTGCCCAGTATATCATTTTGATCATTGCGTATTTAATTCCGGTTATTTTCATGTCATTGCAGCTTACAAACAGTGCGCTTCCGTGGCTTTCTTATGGTGAGCTGGTCGGGAAAATGGGTGAACTTGACCGTGAACTAGGCATTTCAGAATACTTTGCGCCATTCACAAACGGCACAAAGTGGCAATTCCTTGCTCTGATGTTTACTTTGATGGCCGGTACGGCGGGACTTCCGCACGTAATCGTCCGCTTCTATACAGTTTCCACAATGAAGGCTGCTCGCTGGTCAGGCGCATGGGCACTTCTATTCATCGGCTTGCTTTATCTGTCTGCCCCTGCTTATGCAGCATTCTCGCGTTTTATCCTAATGACAAAGGTTGCCGGCAGCAAAATCAGCGAGCTTCCTGCATGGACGAAATCCTGGGTTGATACTGGAAAACTTCAGGTTGCTGATGGAAATGGAGATGGCGTCCTTCAATGGAGCGAATTGATGATCTCCAATGATATCGTTGTTATGGCGACTCCAGAAATCGCAAACCTTGGAGTGTTCGTCATCGGTCTTGTAGCGGCAGGCGCTATGGCTGCTGCCCTTTCTACAGCCGGTGGCTTGATGATCGCGATTTCTTCCGCTTTTGCACATGACATCTACTATCGTGTCATGAAGCCAAATGCTACAGAGAAGACGCGCCTGAATGTAGCTCGTATTTCCATTGTTGTTGCCACAGTATTGGCCGGTCTTGTTGCCCTTGATCCTCCGGGTGCCATCACGCAAATCGTTGCCTGGGCCTTCGCGCTCGCGAGTGGAACATTCTTCCCGGCACTGATCCTTGGCGTATGGTGGAAGCGCTCAAATTCTCAAGGGGTTGTTGCAGGTATGCTTGTCGGTCTTGCCGTGACACTAGGATACATTTTCGCGGCAAAATACGGCGGTTTCACGATTCTTGGCATCATTGATACTGGTGCTGGAGTATTCGGTGCAACAGCAGCATTCCTTGCGAACTTCATTGTTTCACTTGCCACTCCGGCACCTTCGCAAAAAATTCAGGAGGAAGTACTCGACCTTCGCTATCCTGAACAGATGACCTATAAGAACGGCGAAGTTTGGATGAATGACGATGCAACAAAAGCTTAA
- a CDS encoding LysM peptidoglycan-binding domain-containing protein, which translates to MKDLKKENKLVSDSIYIGQVLSVPVHGFQMDEGTYIVNPGDTLFNISKRFGVSLKELKQVNGLKQDMVLIGQHLVIPGEIDFAEATIIGAADNFTIEVESDGEAIPLKVSYGTAREFEEIAGRRVVVGYKNGALINIQ; encoded by the coding sequence GTGAAAGATTTAAAAAAGGAAAATAAATTGGTCAGTGACTCCATTTATATTGGACAAGTCCTATCGGTCCCCGTTCATGGCTTCCAAATGGATGAAGGTACCTACATAGTCAACCCCGGAGACACATTGTTCAACATCTCCAAGCGGTTCGGTGTCAGCTTGAAAGAATTAAAGCAAGTTAACGGTTTGAAGCAGGACATGGTTCTGATCGGCCAGCACCTCGTCATACCGGGCGAGATTGACTTCGCGGAAGCAACCATTATCGGGGCGGCTGACAATTTTACAATTGAGGTTGAGAGTGATGGAGAAGCCATCCCATTAAAAGTTTCTTACGGAACAGCGAGGGAGTTTGAAGAAATCGCAGGGCGACGAGTTGTCGTTGGATATAAAAATGGTGCCTTAATAAATATTCAATAA